The Geothermobacter ehrlichii genome includes the window CGGCGCAGCTGGGCGGCGATTTTCTGTGCCTTCTGTTTGTCTCTGCCCTGCTGGAAAAGCAGAAAATCGGTGCGCTGCAGGGCCGGCGCGCTCAGTTCCTTCTCCAAGGCGAAGAAGAGGTTCAGCAGGTTGAAGGTGAAGCCGGTAGCCGGCAGTCGGCGGCCGTAACGGGCGGTCAGGTTGTCGTAGCGTCCGCCGCTGCACACGGCGTGGCCGATGCCCGGCAGAAAGGCCTGGAAGGTGATGCCGGTGTGGTAGTCCAATCCCCTGATCTCGCCGAGGTCGAACAGCACCCAGGAATCGACCCGGTAGGTTTCCAGGGTGGCGAGAACCTCATACAGGTTGTCGAGAGCCTGGCGGGCCGCGGTCGATTCGACGACCGCGGCCGCCTTTTCGAGCACGTCCCGACCGCCGAAAAGGCGCGGCAGGGCCAACAGCTCTTCCTTGCGCCGGTCGGGCAGCGGCAGTTCCTCGAGCAGGTCGCGCAGGCCGGGAGCATCCTTGCGACGGATGTGGTCCCTGAGCCGGGCGAGCTGGTCCTGCTCGAGGTCGAGGTCGTTCATGATGCCGCGGACAAATTCGACCTGCCCGACATCGATGGTGAATTCCCGGGCGCCGAGGGTTTCGAGGGCCTCCACTGTCATGGCGATCATTTCGGCATCGGCTTCGGCCTGATGCAGGCCGACCAGCTCGACGCCGGCCTGGTAGATCTCCCGGTCCTTGCCCATCTGCTGTTCGGCGTGCCGCAGAACCCGGCCGCTGTAGCAGAGACGCAACGGCAGCGGCAGCTCATGCATGCGGGTGGCGGCGATGCGGGCGATCTGCGGCGTGATGTCCGGCGGCACGGCGACCAGCCGGCCGCTCTGCCGGTCGTCGAAGCGGACGGCGGTCTGTCGCAGGTCGGGCCCGAGTCCGCGTTCCAGCACGTCGAGATTTTCCAGGCCGGCCGGCAGCACCAGGCGGAATCCCCATCGGTGAAACAGGTCGAGCAGGGTGCGGCGCAGGTAGTCGATGCGGGCGGCGCGGGCCGGAAGAAAATCCTTGACCCCTTTGGGCAGTACAATGTCGGTGGACGAATGCAGTTCAGTCATGAAGGCTTTCGGACCTCGTTCAGAGTATGGCCTGGGTCACTGCGCGGATGGCCGGGTGTTCGCCGATCCGCGCCAGCAGCTGTTCGGACACCGGGCTGTCGATCCTGATGATGGACAAGGCTTCGTTCTCGCCGCGGGCCAGGTTCATGCTGGCGATGTTGACTCTGGCGTCGCCGAGCAGCTGGCCGATAAAGCCGACAACCCCCGGCTCGTCCCTGTTGTAGAGAATCAGCAGCGGACCGTCGGGCGTGGTTTCGACCGGATAGTCGTCGATGGCGACGATGCGTCCCTGACCGCCGAAAAAGGCACCGCAGACCGAGTGCCGGCCGCCGTCCGCCTCGACGGTGATGCGCATGAGAGCAGTATAGCCTTCGGCGCGGGAGCTTTTTGACTCGGTGATTTCGATGCCCCGTTCGCGGGCCAGGTGCGGGGCGTTGACGTAGTTGATCATCGACCCGACAGCTGGGTAGAGCAGGCCGTTGAGAACGGCGCAGGTCATGGGCGCCATGGGGTGTTCGGTGATGTCGCCGGCATAGTCGATGCGCAGGCTGCGGATGGCGCCTTCGCTCAGTTGGGCCAGCAGCAGGCCGAGCTTTTCGCCGAGCCGTACGTAGGGACGGATAACGGCGAGCAGTTCAGCGCTGACCGAGGGTACGTTGAGGGCGTTGCTCACCTCGCCGTGGCGCAGAAATGCGATGACCTGCCGCGCCGCCTGTACGGTGACGTTGACCTGGGCATCGAGAGTCGACGCCCGCAGGTGGGGCGTGCAGATCACCTGGGGCAGTTTCAGCAGCGGATTGTCGGCGGCCGGCGGTTCCTGGGCGAAGACGTCGAGGGCCGCGCCGGCGATCTGGCCGCCGGCGATGGCTTCGGCCAGGGCCTGTTCGTCGATGAGACCGCCGGTGGCGCAGTTGACGATGCGGCATCCCGGTTTGCAGCGGGCGAGAGTCTTGCGGTTGAGCAGGAACTCGGTCTCGGCGTTGAGGGGGATGTGCAGGGTGATGAAATCGGACGATTCCAGCAACGCATCCAGTTCGACCGGCTCGGCCCCCATCTGCCGGATCATCTCGGACGAAAGGTAGGGATCGTGGACCAGGACCTTCATCGCCATTGCCCGTGCCCGTTCGACCACCAGTCGGCCTATCTTGCCGGCGCCGACCACACCGAGGGTCTTGCCGGCGAGTTCGACGCCGAGAAAATCGTCCTTCGCCCAACCGCCGGCGATGGTCGAGCCGTGGGCTTGCGGAATGTTGCGGGCCAGGGAGAAGAGCATGGCCAGGGTGTGCTCGGCGGTGGTCGTGGTGCTGCCGAAGGGGGTGTTCATGACCACCACCCCCTTGCGATTCGCCGCCTTCAGGTTGATGTTATCGACCCCGATGCCGGCGCGGGCGATGACCCGCAGCCGTTCTGCGCGATCGAGCAGGTCGGCGCCGACCTGGGTACCTCCACGGACCACCAGCGCGTCGACATCGGCGATGGCCGTCAGCAGCTCGTCGGCGGTTATCCCTGGCTGGTAGACGAGTTCGATCTCTTCGGCTTCTTCGAAAAGTCGCAGGCCTTCGGGGGAAAAGGTGTCTGAAATGAGAACTTTCATCGGCAAAACGGATGCCTGGCGCCCGGTTTTGAGCACCTTCGCGGCAAACTCCCAATCTAGCAACCTGTCAGTTGCGTGTCAATGAAAACCCCGAATGGCGCTGGAGTTAGCCCGGTCGGCCGACCGGGCCAAAGGACCGGCAGGTGAATATCAGCAGAGGGTGACGTTCTGGGCCTGCAGGCCCTTGGGGCCTTCCACCATCTCGAACTGCACCAGGTCACCCTCGTTGAGGGTGCGGTAGCCCTCCATCCGGATGGCGGAGAAGTGAACGAAGATGTCCGGTCCCCCCTCCTGTTCGATGAAACCGAAACCCTTGGCATTGTTGAACCATTTCACGGTCCCTCGCATGGTCATGATGCATGTCCTCCTGGCGTTTTGGAGCATTCGGCCGGCAGGCCCAAGATGATATCAATCAGAAACTATAGCCGCTGCGACGAGACAATCAAGAAGATTTCGTTAAGAAGGACACATTGAACTGAAAAAAGGAGGGACCCTGCACTCGGCAGGATCCCTCTTTTTTCAGTTCGGCCGGGTCCTTTCTTCTTTCCTCTGCCTTTGCTGGTCCCCGACCATGGACGCGAGGCACGACGGGCAGATCGATGTGGTGTCGATGGCGCAGAGATCGGGGCCGATCTGGTGCCCCCTGGCCCGGTTGGCTCCCATGAATTTGCCGCACCAGCCGCAGTAACGTAGCAAACGCACCTCCTTGTGGTTTAGGTTTTCTCATACCACAATATATTGTGGAGTCAAGGAGGGCGTCGCCGATTTTGCCCGCTAGCGGCGGCTGAGGAAGTCGATCAGCAGCCTGACGCCGACGCCGGAGCCGCCGAAGGAACGGTAGTCTTCTTCCTGGTCTTTCCAGGCGGTGCCGGCGATATCGATGTGCGCCCAGCGGTTTTTGCCGACGAAAGCCTTGAGAAAGGCGGCGGCGGTGATGGTGCCGGCGGCCCGGCCGCCGATGTTCTTCAGGTCGGCGACCTTGCTCTTCAGCTGCTGGCCGTAGTCGTCCCACAGTGGCAGTTGCCAGAGCCGTTCGCCGCTCCGCTCTCCCGCCGCCAGCAGCTGGCGTACCAGCCCCTGGTTGTTGCCGAGAACGGCGCTGGCGTGGTGACCCAGGGCGATGATGCAGGCACCGGTGAGGGTGGCCAGGTCGATGATGGCTTCCGGTTCGAATCGGCCTGCCCAGGTGAGGGCGTCGGCCAGGATCAGCCGGCCCTCGGCATCGGTGTTGAGAACCTCGATGGTCTTGCCGGACAGCGAGGTGAGGATGTCGCCGGGTCGGTAGGCGGTACCGGATGGAAGGTTTTCCACCGCCGGCACGATCCCGACCAGGTTGATCGGCAGCCGCAGGCGCGCCGCGGCGCGCAGGGTGCCGAGCACGGCGGCGGCACCGGCCATATCCATCTTCATCTCGTCCATCTTTTCCGCAGGCTTGAGGCTGATGCCGCCGGCGTCGAAGACCACGCCCTTGCCGACCAGGGCGATCGGCTTCTGCCCGCTGTCGGCGCCGCGGTATTCGAGGGTGATCAGCCGCGGTTCGCGGCTGCTGCCCTGGGCGACGCCGAGCAGGGCGCCGAAACCTTCCTTTTCCAGCCGGCACCGGTCGAAGATGGTGCATTCGATGGCTTCTTCTTCGGCGAGCTGTTCCGCTTGGCGCGCCAGTTCTTCCGGTGCCTTGGCGTTGCCGGGGAGGTTGACCAGATCGCGGGCCAGGCGGACGCCGGCGCAGACGGCCGCGGCCCTGGCGGCCAGTTCGCCGAGCGGTGTCACATGGCGGCGACTGCCGGCCAGCAGCAGCGCCTCGCGCATGGGCCTGGGACGCTCCTTTTTCTCCCCGATGTAGCGGTCGAAGCTGTAGGCGCCGAGCAGCAGCCCTTCGATGACCGCCTGCCAGATTTCCTGCCGGTTGCGGACCGGATCGAAGGAAGGCAGGTGCACGGCCAAACGATCGAGCTTTTTCTCCCGCAGCAGCCGGATCGCCCGGCCGGCGGCGCGGCGGGCGGTTTCGGTGTCCGTGGGGCCTGGTTTGCCCAGACCGACCAGCAGAACCCGGTCGGGGGCGATTTCGTCGCCGCAGTGCAGCAGCAGCGTCTGGCCGGCGGTGCCGTCGAA containing:
- the hisZ gene encoding ATP phosphoribosyltransferase regulatory subunit, which produces MTELHSSTDIVLPKGVKDFLPARAARIDYLRRTLLDLFHRWGFRLVLPAGLENLDVLERGLGPDLRQTAVRFDDRQSGRLVAVPPDITPQIARIAATRMHELPLPLRLCYSGRVLRHAEQQMGKDREIYQAGVELVGLHQAEADAEMIAMTVEALETLGAREFTIDVGQVEFVRGIMNDLDLEQDQLARLRDHIRRKDAPGLRDLLEELPLPDRRKEELLALPRLFGGRDVLEKAAAVVESTAARQALDNLYEVLATLETYRVDSWVLFDLGEIRGLDYHTGITFQAFLPGIGHAVCSGGRYDNLTARYGRRLPATGFTFNLLNLFFALEKELSAPALQRTDFLLFQQGRDKQKAQKIAAQLRRQGFSAARDSYPRSLPESLDYAKKMDYRYVMVIEEQSDQVELIRVDDEQKTSISVADIETGKIGLAIQRS
- the serA gene encoding phosphoglycerate dehydrogenase, encoding MKVLISDTFSPEGLRLFEEAEEIELVYQPGITADELLTAIADVDALVVRGGTQVGADLLDRAERLRVIARAGIGVDNINLKAANRKGVVVMNTPFGSTTTTAEHTLAMLFSLARNIPQAHGSTIAGGWAKDDFLGVELAGKTLGVVGAGKIGRLVVERARAMAMKVLVHDPYLSSEMIRQMGAEPVELDALLESSDFITLHIPLNAETEFLLNRKTLARCKPGCRIVNCATGGLIDEQALAEAIAGGQIAGAALDVFAQEPPAADNPLLKLPQVICTPHLRASTLDAQVNVTVQAARQVIAFLRHGEVSNALNVPSVSAELLAVIRPYVRLGEKLGLLLAQLSEGAIRSLRIDYAGDITEHPMAPMTCAVLNGLLYPAVGSMINYVNAPHLARERGIEITESKSSRAEGYTALMRITVEADGGRHSVCGAFFGGQGRIVAIDDYPVETTPDGPLLILYNRDEPGVVGFIGQLLGDARVNIASMNLARGENEALSIIRIDSPVSEQLLARIGEHPAIRAVTQAIL
- a CDS encoding cold-shock protein; this translates as MTMRGTVKWFNNAKGFGFIEQEGGPDIFVHFSAIRMEGYRTLNEGDLVQFEMVEGPKGLQAQNVTLC
- a CDS encoding leucyl aminopeptidase, translated to MKLQVRSTDPLKQKTPCLVLAVRQGSLTSDPLKSLDRQLGGRLARSRRDGEFDGTAGQTLLLHCGDEIAPDRVLLVGLGKPGPTDTETARRAAGRAIRLLREKKLDRLAVHLPSFDPVRNRQEIWQAVIEGLLLGAYSFDRYIGEKKERPRPMREALLLAGSRRHVTPLGELAARAAAVCAGVRLARDLVNLPGNAKAPEELARQAEQLAEEEAIECTIFDRCRLEKEGFGALLGVAQGSSREPRLITLEYRGADSGQKPIALVGKGVVFDAGGISLKPAEKMDEMKMDMAGAAAVLGTLRAAARLRLPINLVGIVPAVENLPSGTAYRPGDILTSLSGKTIEVLNTDAEGRLILADALTWAGRFEPEAIIDLATLTGACIIALGHHASAVLGNNQGLVRQLLAAGERSGERLWQLPLWDDYGQQLKSKVADLKNIGGRAAGTITAAAFLKAFVGKNRWAHIDIAGTAWKDQEEDYRSFGGSGVGVRLLIDFLSRR